From the genome of Thiomicrorhabdus indica:
ATCTTCTTTAGCATTGGATGAATAGGTATGATCTGGATTAATTTCTAGGTCGGCATTCGTGTCACCATCTGTGTCCGTTGATAAATCATTGGCACCTGAATTATTAGGCGTTGTCACTTCGGCTACTGGAGTGACTTTAATGTTTAAGGTGTGGTTAAACGTATCCGTATCCGTTTGCAGAACACTGTTTACTGTTTGCACATCTTGAACCGTGACATCCACAGACAAATCAATATCCGCACTGCTGTGTGCAGGAGGAGTGACGGAATAGTTCTGGACATTTGCCAAGCCAACATTTGCCACATCAATCGTTGCGTCATCGGTTCCGTTACCGGTTATCAGAGTTACGCCATTGTGATCTTTTAAAACCCAACCGGCCGGTAAATCATTAATCACAATTTGAGTAATGCTTTCAGTCCCTGCGGTTGTATCGGTTGTATTCAAGCCAGCAAACAATTTAACAGCAGTATCTTCAGTCGTTTCAACATTTGGCAGAGTGACGTCATCCGCAATTGGGTTAACAAAAACATCCAATGTAATGACATCACTGGTTTCTGTTTCGGTGACCGTTGAATCGGTATCGTTATCTAAAGCAATTAATTTGATGGAAATCGTGCTTAAATCGCCTGAAAAGTTTTCAGGCGGGTCGAGGCGAATGTATGGATCATCGCTGCTGAAATCAAAAATTTGAGGAGTTGTTGAAATGGTTTTCGTCCCAACCCCTTCAACGGTAATTTTTACACCATCATTGGCAAGACTCGAAATTTCAAATTTAAAGTTTTCAGAACCATCAATATCCCCGTAACGTTCCAAGATGATGTCTTTTAAATTGACATAAGAGCGGCCGTCATTGGTGTCTTCGTTAATGGTCAAATTAATGTGGTCGTTATGCCCATCAGAGCCTGCTGAACCATCTGCTAATTGCTTATCTTCCAAGGTTACGCTGGTATCGACTGTATTCACAACTGCTAGATCAATTGTGACGGGATCAGTCATTGCTTGTAGATCCACCGTTACGTTTTGTGTGCTAGTTGTGGAAATGACGTCTGGCGATAGCAAAGCGCCCGCATCGGTGACTTCATGTGATTCTGTGGTAACCGTAAAGTCGACATTGTGATGCGAGTCTTCAATGGGTGAAATGGCTAGTTGAGCATACTCGGCTTGAGTTAATTGGATTGCATCGGTGTTATCTAAATCCGTTGGATGGAAGTCGCCATCGGTAATATATATGCTAAATGAATTACCGTCATTCCCAGTTCCTAAGGTGAATAAGGTGGTATCTAAAGTGCCATTCCCATCCGTATCCAAACCGACTAAATACCCATCATTGGTTCCATCGGCATTATCAAACACAAAGTCCAACAAACCTTGGCGTTCAATTGAATCATAAGTTGTGGTGCCGGTTGTTGTTTCATCGGATGCATCAACAACTGTTGATAGAGTTAAACCTAGACCTATCGCGAAGTTTGTCTGAGTGTGTGTTGGGCTATCATTCGTGTTGCTGTTGTCTTCAACCGCAACAATCGCATCGTTACCTGTTTTATCGGCTTGCATGGTAACGCCATCAGCAACCGGTAACACATTAACGGTCACAGTTGCTGAAGCTGTATCGTTATCGCGGTCAGAGACCGAATAATCAAAAGAAGCTTGACCGCTAAAATGTGTTTCGGGAGTGAAGGTCACTGTTCCATTGCCATGGTTGGTGACAGAACCGATTAAATCATTGCCATCCGCATCATAAATATCAATGCTGTTACCACTGGCAACTGTTGATGGACCATCTTTGTTGTTGTCAATTTCTATTTCACCATTGGCGAAAGGTTCAGCACTGATCACAATTAATTTGTCGTTATCTTCATTGACACTGACTGTTTGATTGCTACCGGCCGGTAGAGAATCATTGACTGTTACTGTGAAATTTTGCACGGCACTTTCGTTGGTATTGCCATTGGTACCAGTGACTTTATAACCAAAGGTCAAGCTAAGTGTGTCGTCACTGGTTGCTGGGTCATTTGCATTATCGGCAATTGGATGGTCAATATTCTGATATTGCGTATAGGTGTAGCCATCATCTGAACCATCATCATTGGTATTCTTTGAAAGAACAATATCAAAGACTTTGTCGGCATCTGTTCTGCCAGCGCCCTTATAGGCGGTAAAAGTACTGCCATTAGTCACATATTGAAGTGCAACACCGCCCGATGAAAGTTCGTTTATTCCACCGGCCGGAATCGAAAGGTTGGAATCATTTTCTGAATTGAGAACCAATGAGTCTTCAAAAGTAAATGTGTATTCATTGTTTTCAAACCCAGTGGAAATGTTGAGTAATGTTGGATTGCCACTTGAGCTATTGCCGTCTGGATCAGCGACTCCACCATTGTCATGAAGGGTTCCCGTCAAAGAACTATCTGCATCCGTGGCATCAAAATTGTCTTCATCAACATAAGCACTGTCAGGCGTTCCGATCGTCATGCCATTGGTAATGGTACCTGTGACCGACATTGGATTACCTTCATAAGGTGTGTTGCCATCTTTTGCGGTCACAATATTTTCAAAGGTGCCATTTGCCTGAGTAATGGTATCGATGGTAATCGTATACGATTCATCGTTTTCATTTAGGAAATCGATGATTGAATCATTTGTGAAGGTGACTTCAGAGTTGTTGCCATTTCCGATTAGTTGAACTGAGGTTGTCGCAGTGTAGTCTTCGTGATCCCCATTATCATTTTGATTTAAAGCACCATTATTTTGAGCTGGGGTATAAGTCAAGGTAACCGTAATCGTTTCACCGGCCGGTACATTAACAGGGGTACCGTCTTTGTCGACTAGCTGTAGTCGATGAGAGAGGCTATCACCTTCTTGCTCGGTATCATCGTCAAGAATTTTTACATATACCGTATCCTCAGGGCCGTATACCGGAGTAGGGTCTGGCGTGTCGTTTGGATCTTCTGGGTCGTCTGGAATGGTTGGTTCTTCAGGCGTATTCGGGTTCTCAGTATCTTGAGCAGGGTTGTCTGTAATCGTACCGGTGACAGAATTGTTTGCAGTATCTATAGCGAGATTTTCATAGGTGCCTTGGTCTTGTGTCGCAGCACTAATGGTAACGGTATATTGCTCATCGTTTTCAGCTAAGTAATCATCTAAAGCTTCATTATAGAAGGTGGTCTCACTCGTACCGCCCACAATCGTGACTTCGGTTGTCGCAACATAATCATTGTCTTCAGCATGGTCTGTTCCGCTACCAGCATAACTCAGTGAGACGGTAATGGTTTCACCGGCTTCAACGATGACTGGGTCGCCATTTGCATCCACCAATTGCACGGTATGAGAAAGGAAATTACTTTCAGCTTGGGTGTCGTTGTGAATGATTTTTACATAGACACTGTCTTCTGAACCATAGACTGGATTTGGTTCTTCAGAGTCATTTGGATCGTTTGGATCATCAGGGTCTGTTGGTTCAATCGGAGTGTCAGGGTTTTCGGTATCCTGTGAAGGATTATCATTAATGGTGCCTGTGACTTCTAGTAGGTCTCCATTTTCATCAACTTCAGGTTCAATATTCTCAAAGCTTCCTGCTTGCTGGATGACGGATGCAATGGTGATGGTGTAGCTTTCAGCACCTTCGGCAAAGTAGTCTTCCAGTGATTCATTGGTAAATGTTGTTTCGGAGGTTCCGCCAATAATTGTCACAATTTCGGTGGCTACATAGTCTGCATTTGTCACGCCATCGCCTTGTTTCAAAGCGCCAGCAACATCTGGCTTGTTGTATGTCAAAGCAACAGTAATGATTTCACCAGCAGGTACTTCGACTGGATTACCATTTTGATCAACAAGTTGTACTCTGTGAGATAACCACTCGCTTTCTGCAACCGAGTCATTATCTAAAATTCTGACATAGACTGTATCTTCAGGGCCAAATCTAGGTGTGTTATCGACAGAGTCTTCTTCATTTGGCGTGTCAGGATCGGTTGGCTCCGTCGGCTCTGGATTGCTCGGCTGTCCAGGTTCTTGGCCTTCTTCAGGGGGAGATAGATTATTACGAGCCTCATTGTCGGTAATCGTTCCGGTGACACTGATTGCATCGCTTTGTGCGCCATTAGCTAATGTATGTAGTGCGACATTTTCATAGGTATTATTCGCCTGAGAAACTGCATCAATGGTGACAGTGTATTGCTCGTCATTTTCGGCAAGATAATCATCCAAAGCTTCGTTATAGAAAGTGGTTTCGCTTGTCCCGCCAACGATTGTGACTTCGGTATCGGCTACATAATCATTGGCTTCGGCAGGGTCATCACCACTACCTGCGTAGCTCAAGGTAACGGTAATAGTTTCGCCATTTGCAACCGTTATTGGATTTCCTTCAGCATCGACTAATTGCAATGTATGGGATAAGAAATTGCTCTCAGCCTGAGTGTCATTATTAGTGATTTTGACAAAGACATTTTGCTCATTATCCAGAATGGTTGTGGTGACTGGCGCTTGGTCAATGACAACATCCTCATAGCCAGTAGTCGGTGTTGGTCGAGTGTAAGAACCTTGGTCAATTGTGACTTTATAAGTTTCTTCATTGTCGCGGATAATATCGGGAAAACTTGCTGTAGAAATCACGCTTCCGAGATTTATCGAGATTTGTGGAGAGTTATCATAATCTTCAGAGCCATCAGAAACAGTTTGCTCTTCTGCTCCTGTTGCAGAATCGCCATCAGCACCGAATGTAATATTAATGGTGCCCAGTTGACTATCTAGTTTAGTATCTGGGCTGAAAACGGTTTCGCCGGGGGTAAATGCCAATGCCATATACTTAGCATCACTGCCCTCATTTACTTGGTTCGCAAAGGTATATTCGCCTGTTTGCGGGTCTAAAATCGGCTCGCCATTTCCGTCTAGTGCAATCAACTTAATAACGACAGGTTCTGCATTTGTCTGTTCATTCGGATTATTTGGCTCGCCACCATCATTCAGGTCATTTGGATCATTGGGCGTTTCTGATTCGTTATCGATACTATTATCGGTTATGGTGGTTTCAACACCTTCTTCGCGCACTGTCACCGATGCATAGGCAGCTGGAGATGGAGATTGGTAGTTTGAAATGGTGACGTTGAAAAATTCACCGTTATCGGAAATATAATCATCCAGTGCATCGGCTGACACGCGAGTATTTAATTCAATACCTTCCAGTGTTGCTTGTTGCAGATAGTCATTTGAACCTTCGGCAGGCTCTTGATCTGAATTTCTGGTGGCTGAATTGTCTTTGAATGCAAAATCAACCGTACCCGCTTGAGTTTCAAGACGGGTATCGTCATTAAATAGAATGCTGTTTGGTGCGAAAGCCAAAGCGATATAATAAGCTGAATCGCCTTCTGGAGCCGAATTGACTTCAAGATAATTTCCTTCCTGATCTTTCAGAGGTTCACCTTGCACATTCGCTGCAACCACTTTGATGATGGTTCTTGGCGGAGGAGGTGGTTCAGTAGGTTCGGGCGTTGGCACTTCCGTAGGTGGCTCTGTTGGTTCAGGCGTTGGCTCTTCGGTTGGCACTTCCGTAGGTGGCTCTGTTGGTTCAGGCGTTGGCTCTTCGGTTGGCACTTCCGTAGGTGGCTCTGTTGGTTCAGGCGTTGGCTCTTCGGTTGGCGCTTCCGTAGGCGGTTCTGTTGGTTCAGGCGTTGGCTCTTCGGTTGGTGCCTCTGTAGGCGGTTCAGTCGGCTCAGGGGTTGGTTCGGGTGTAGGAATGACTAATTCTTCCGTTGCACGGTCTGCTTGTTCAACGTTTTCTTCAAAGTCAATTTCACGAGTATCGGTTACATAACCTGCTGTGACTTCACCCGTTTCAGCGTTACGTTCATCTTCAACCCCTTGTTGATTCGATGAACTTAATTCTTCGTCAGTGTTGTTGGATTGGTTAATGGCTTCGGCTTGTGTTTGGAAAGCGGCTTGTTGTTCAGAAGGTATTTGAATTTCAGTCCCGTCTACAGATTCAAAACGCCCCTCGACAATAGCACGTTGCAGTGAATCGAAATTTCCGACAAGTTGCTCAGGAAGTTCTTGGAAAGCTTCAACAGGAACCACATCATTGTCGATAACAAACTGAGAGTCACTACCGATTGATAGAGTATTTCCATCAACGGTTTCAATGGCGACTGTTGCGCCTTCTTGAGTAAGAACCACTTCATTCAAAAACAGTTCAGAGCCTTCGGATAGTACTCGAACCTCTTGTGTTTCCGTATCTAGAACGAGTACTTCACCTTTGATTCCGACTACTTTACCAACAACAATTGACATTTTGACCACTCCAGATAAATAAATTTGGAGGTTTATCATAACAACCAATGTCATTGAGGCTACTGTACTCAAGGACGGTTTTTAATACATAAAAGTTTAGGGTAAAGTGAATAGGTATGCTTTATAGGTTGTAATTAAATATTTTTAGCGGTTGAATTTTTAGCCAATTAAGAATTAATGAAGCCATCTATATTGCCGGAATATCTTCATTTGGATAGAGAAGTTTGGATTCATCTTGCATCTCTTCTTGAAACTCATCTACCTTTTCTTCCACCATGTCGCTACGTGCAAAACGAGCAATGTGATATAGGGCTTCCCCCTCATTAACCAACGGTAAACGCATTTGACCGATAATGATTCCACTATAGGGTGAATAAACTTCCACTTCACTCTCACCGAATGGATCAGAAATCACGCCAATTAAGGTTTTTTTCGCTTCCACGCGAACACCATCTTCGGCAAGAGATCGGAAAATTCCGCTATGAGGGGCTCGAATCCAGAAGCTACTGCGTGCAATGACAGGTTTACGAGTGGAAGTGTTTTGTCGACGTGAGGCCGGTAACATTTCTAAATGGCGCATAACATTGATAATGCCGTTGACCCCTGCTCGAATTGAGAACTCATCAAAGCGTAAAGCTTCACCGGCTTCGTAGAGTAAAATCGGAATGCCCATTTTAACCGCAGCGGCGCGTAAAGAACCGTCACGCAGGTCTGAGTTGAGCATCACCGGTGCACCAAAAGATTCCGCCATGGCTTTGACTTCTGGTGTGTTTAAGTCGGCACGAATTTGTGGGAGATTGGTTCGATTGATTGCACCGGTATGTAAATCGATACCATGCGTGGATTTTTTAACAATTTCATTCAAGAAAGTGTGTGCTAACCGGCCGGCAATACTTCCCGTTCTAGATCCCGGAAAGCTACGGTTTAAATCACGACGATCAGGAAGATAGCGTGAATGGTTAATAAAACCGTGTAAATTGACAATCGGTACCGTAATTAAGGTGCCTTTGAGTCGTTTCAAGGATTTTACCTTGAGCAGTCGGCGAATTATTTCAACACCGTTAAGCTCATCTCCGTGAATTGCAGCACTGATAAAGAGGGTTGGGCCTGCTTGACGTCCGCACCACACCTGAACTGGCATAGTAAGCTCACTATGGGTGTAGAGTTTACCAATTTGCACATTTATTGTTTTGCGCTCGCCGGGTTGGACAATTTTATCGGCAATAGTAATCGGTTGATTTTTGGTACGTTGCGTCATTTTTTACAGTCTTAGCCTTTACCACGAGTCCGTGATTGATTGCGTTTTTTGCCGACATTATTTTCAATGAATTCAATGATCATGCCGGCAATGTCTTTCGCCGTGGCGTTTTCAATGCCCTCTAAGCCTGGAGAGGAATTGACTTCCATTACCACAGGCCCATGGTTAGAACGAAGCAAGTCCACACCGCATACATTCAACCCCATGGCTTTAGCGGCATTTACCGCGGTGGCTCTTTCCGCAGCGGTGATTTTAATCAGGTTGGCTGTTCCACCTTGATGCAGGTTGGAACGGAACTCACCTTCTTTTCCTTGTCGCTTCATGGCAGCAATCACTTTGCCCCCCACCACGAAACAACGTATGTCTGCTCCTTTGGCTTCAGAGATGAACTCTTGCACCAAAATGTCGGCTTTTAGACCATTAAAGGCTTGGATAACTGAGGTTGCCGCGGATTGGGTTTCTGCAAGCACAACACCAACACCTTGTGTTCCTTCGAGTAATTTGATTACGACAGGAGCACCTCCAACGGTTTTTAGCAAGTCTTCGATATCGTCCGGTGAGTGGGCAATTCCTGTTACGGGCAACCCAATGCCTTTTCTTGATAATAATTGCATACTGCGCAGCTTATCACGAGAACGACTAATGGCAACCGACTCGTTCAGAGGGAAAACGTTCATCATTTCAAATTGGCGTAATACCGCTGTTCCATAAAACGTAACAGACGCACCAATACGTGGAATCACGGCATCAAATCCCTGTAAAACTTCACCTTTATAGTGAATTTCAGGGTTCACAGAGTTGATGTTCATATAGCAGCGCAGTGCATCAATTACTTTGACTTCATGGCCTCGGTTTTCGGCCGCTTCAACCAAGCGTTGTGTTGAGTAGAGTTCAGGGCCTCGAGATAAAATTGCGATTTTCATAATAGTCACTCTCCTTGAAAACGATATTATGGATTATAGTACGTAAACTTATTTAGCAGGGTTGGCAATTTGTCCGGTTGAACTATTGCAGCGAAACCAACCTGCAATGCTGGCTCTAGGAAGTTTGGTGGGTAAAACTTCGTGAGGAATCTGTTCGCTCAGAAAAACAACCAGTTTGCCAATAGAAGGCGTTACTGTCGTTTGAATGATTTCCTCGTTTTCATTGTATAGTACAAGTTCACCACCATTTTTTGCATCCCAGTCAGGATTTAAATAAAGAACCGTACTGACCATTCGATTGGCTTGCCCTTTAAAACTATCCAAGTGGGTTTTGTAAAAATCACCCGTTTTATAAAGTGCATAGTGCGCTTCGTATTCGAACAGACCCATAAATAGTGCGCGATTTAGCGCCTGTTGTAAGTTGGTCATTATCGCTAAAAACTCAATTTGAGAGGGTGTTTCACCTGTTAGCCAACGAATTTGATCGCGACGGATGTTATTATTAATTTGTCGCTCATCACTGCGTCCAATGCCTGCTTTTTTTAACCGGCCGGTCTCTTCAGCCTCCAGTAATTCATTTAATAACGCCAAGCATAAGCTTTCAGAGATGGCACTTGGCCATTCGTACCAACCTTTTTCGACCAACTGGTCAAGCATGGTTTCAATGGCAATTGGATCTAATTTCACAGGCGTAATCTCAAATATCTTTTACAAAATAGCGCCAATCGCAGCCAAATTTTTTTGGTGAGACTGGTGGTTTGTGCATCGGTAAAAGAAAAAAATAGAAGGGTATTTTCGACAGGCGAAAAAAGTTCGCGGATTATCCTGCCAAACGATGGTTTTGGCAATAAAAAAATTGCAATTTAAATCAATTATTTTTGCAGGAATATCAAGAGGATAGGGGAGGTTAAATTTTTCTTGATTTTTTTGGAAAAAACCGAATAATACCGTCTTCCTTTTTCACACAGAAACCTTCCTCCTTGAAGGCAACAGAAAGAAAAATGGTTAACACCTCACACTTTTGTTTCCGCAAAAGAATTGGGGTCACAGCAAAGCAGCAATTGAGCGATTCTATGAGCATAGTTAACTATGTGATTAGAAGAGCGATTGCCGCGAACAGACCTGTGACTTTAATTAGGAAGCGGTGTGGCTGGGGTTGTTGCTACTAGCCTTTGTAGTGATAACTAATAATTAATCATTCATCCATTTATTATTTATCAAATTAATGTTTCAAGCTTTAGGTTAAGTCTGCGGCACTTTAGGTGTTGGTGGTTGCCTCCTCGCTGAAAATGGGTGTTTAAATAAAGGTATTCTATTCATGTCTCCACATGCTGAAAATATTTTGGTCACCAGTAATGACCATTTTGAAGTCATCGAAAAAACCACGGTCATCGATGATACTTGGCCAACCCATGACCAAGCGGTTGAAGATGCCACCCTTGACCATTTTATCTGTCGCGATGGCAAACAGTTTGCCGGCACTCATTTGATTATCGATCTTTGGGGTGCGAGTCATCTAGATAATCTAGAAGTGATGGAAAATGCTCTTCGTGAAGCAGTTGAAAAGGCTAAAGCGACTTTGTTACATATTCACTTGCACCATTTTACGCCAAACGGTGGGATTTCTGGGGTAGCGGTGTTAGCGGAATCTCATATTTCGGTTCACTCATGGCCAGAGCGAAACTATGCGGCGTTTGATGTATTTATGTGCGGTGATTCTGAGCCGGAAAAAGCAATTGAAGTCCTAAAAGCAGCGTTTAGTCCCACTGATGTTAAAGTCGATACGATTCTTCGTGGTGAAGTGGCTCAGGAGCAGTAATGGCAGACAAGAAAACCTATTTAGAAACTCTTTATCCTACTTGGGGACAAAATTTCGTCATGGATGAAGTATTGTTTGAAGTTGAAACCGAGCACCAGCATTTGGTTATTTTCAATAATGCACAGTGGGGCACGGTGATGGCACTGGATGGTGTTATTCAAACGACCGAAAAAGACGAGTTTGTCTATCATGAAATGATGACTCATGTCCCGATGTTAGCGCACGGTAATCCCAAGAAGGTGTTGATTATTGGCGGTGGTGATGGTGGTATTTTGCGAGAGGTCTTAAAACATCAGAATGTTGAGTTGGTCACCCAAGTGGAAATCGATCAACAGGTGATTGATATGTGCGTGAAGTATTTGCCGAATCACTCTCAAGGAGCTTACGACAACCCGAAAGCGAATATTGTGATTGCCGATGGAGTGGATTTTGTTAATGAATGCACGGAAAAGTTTGATCTGATTATTTCCGATTCAACCGATCCAATGGGGCCGGGGGAAGTACTGTTTACTTCGCGTTTTTATCAAGGTATTCAAAATTGTTTGAATGACGGTGGCGTGTTTGTGGCGCAAAATGGCGTGAGCTTTATGCAGACGGACGAAGTCACCACGACGTATAAACGTTTGAGTCCACTGTTTGCGCAAGCGAGTTTTTATTCTGGTGCTGTACCGACTTATGTGGGAGGGATTATGACTTTCGCATGGGCAACCGATAACTTAGAGTTAAAAGAGGTTTCATTAGAAACCTTGCAAGTACGCTTTAAGCAGTCTGGAATCAAAACGCGCTTCTATACTCCAGAAGTGCACAAGGGCGCATTTGCGTTACCGCAATATGTGTTAGATGCTATCGCTTAGGCAGTTGCGTGGAAGATTAGTTTTGTTGTAGAGATTTGCTGGAGTGTCACTTTTAAAAGCCTCATTGTCTAGGATGGACAATGCGGAGTTCCCATGGATGGGTTTATAACGTCTTTTAAAAGTGACACAGCAGTGAATTGATAAGCCATTGCTAAGCTTCCAATGAAAGCCTTGTTTTGAGGTGAAAAGAGTTATGGACTCTCAAGATATAATTCAGCATTTTGCTGAACAAACTCATCCAGATGAACTGGAACAATTTGACCGTGCATCGATTAAAGAGTTAATCGAGCAACACGACACTCCGTTTATGGTGTTGGATTTGGAAGAGGTTGATTACCAGTACAAATCTTTGCAGGCGGCTTTGCCAAATGTAAAACTTTTTTATGCCATAAAATCCTTGGCGCACCCGCAATTAATAAAGCGTTTGAAATCTTTAGGCAGCTATTTTGATTTAGCAACCATCGGAGAGGTGGAGCTAGTGGAATCGCTAGGCGTAAAGGGTGAACAATGTATTCATACACACCCGATTAAAAAAGACAAAGAGATTCAACGCGCTTTGGATTTTGGTTGTACACGCTTTGTGGTGGATAACGAAGAAGAGGTCAAAAAATTCTATAAATACGCCGGTCAGGTGGAGCTGATTATTCGGGTCAGCTTTCGCTCACAACAAGCGGTGGTCGATCTTTCTCGAAAATTTGGTTGTACCTTGGAAGAATTGCCTGTTTTGGTCTCGATGGCCCAAGAAAACGGTGTCACCGTTTCGGGTTTATCATTCCATGTCGGTTCACAATCGCTTTCCCCAAT
Proteins encoded in this window:
- the rimK gene encoding 30S ribosomal protein S6--L-glutamate ligase encodes the protein MKIAILSRGPELYSTQRLVEAAENRGHEVKVIDALRCYMNINSVNPEIHYKGEVLQGFDAVIPRIGASVTFYGTAVLRQFEMMNVFPLNESVAISRSRDKLRSMQLLSRKGIGLPVTGIAHSPDDIEDLLKTVGGAPVVIKLLEGTQGVGVVLAETQSAATSVIQAFNGLKADILVQEFISEAKGADIRCFVVGGKVIAAMKRQGKEGEFRSNLHQGGTANLIKITAAERATAVNAAKAMGLNVCGVDLLRSNHGPVVMEVNSSPGLEGIENATAKDIAGMIIEFIENNVGKKRNQSRTRGKG
- a CDS encoding type III PLP-dependent enzyme — encoded protein: MDSQDIIQHFAEQTHPDELEQFDRASIKELIEQHDTPFMVLDLEEVDYQYKSLQAALPNVKLFYAIKSLAHPQLIKRLKSLGSYFDLATIGEVELVESLGVKGEQCIHTHPIKKDKEIQRALDFGCTRFVVDNEEEVKKFYKYAGQVELIIRVSFRSQQAVVDLSRKFGCTLEELPVLVSMAQENGVTVSGLSFHVGSQSLSPMTQVNAIRSSIAAMKVMNHVNWKFLDIGGSFPVHYQEAVLPIVDFCAPLNEALAELPAGIEVFAEPGRFISGPSMIEVVSIVGKAKRGARTWYYLDDGVYGGFSGQIYDHAQYPIVPLKPIDPTGEFFPSVLAGPTCDSIDVVAEDIELPDMKVGDILIGKQMGAYTIASATEFNFYPKPKVVVVEDIFDPETDALK
- the speE gene encoding polyamine aminopropyltransferase, with amino-acid sequence MADKKTYLETLYPTWGQNFVMDEVLFEVETEHQHLVIFNNAQWGTVMALDGVIQTTEKDEFVYHEMMTHVPMLAHGNPKKVLIIGGGDGGILREVLKHQNVELVTQVEIDQQVIDMCVKYLPNHSQGAYDNPKANIVIADGVDFVNECTEKFDLIISDSTDPMGPGEVLFTSRFYQGIQNCLNDGGVFVAQNGVSFMQTDEVTTTYKRLSPLFAQASFYSGAVPTYVGGIMTFAWATDNLELKEVSLETLQVRFKQSGIKTRFYTPEVHKGAFALPQYVLDAIA
- the speD gene encoding adenosylmethionine decarboxylase, with the translated sequence MSPHAENILVTSNDHFEVIEKTTVIDDTWPTHDQAVEDATLDHFICRDGKQFAGTHLIIDLWGASHLDNLEVMENALREAVEKAKATLLHIHLHHFTPNGGISGVAVLAESHISVHSWPERNYAAFDVFMCGDSEPEKAIEVLKAAFSPTDVKVDTILRGEVAQEQ
- a CDS encoding 2OG-Fe(II) oxygenase; its protein translation is MKLDPIAIETMLDQLVEKGWYEWPSAISESLCLALLNELLEAEETGRLKKAGIGRSDERQINNNIRRDQIRWLTGETPSQIEFLAIMTNLQQALNRALFMGLFEYEAHYALYKTGDFYKTHLDSFKGQANRMVSTVLYLNPDWDAKNGGELVLYNENEEIIQTTVTPSIGKLVVFLSEQIPHEVLPTKLPRASIAGWFRCNSSTGQIANPAK
- a CDS encoding succinylglutamate desuccinylase/aspartoacylase family protein, with amino-acid sequence MTQRTKNQPITIADKIVQPGERKTINVQIGKLYTHSELTMPVQVWCGRQAGPTLFISAAIHGDELNGVEIIRRLLKVKSLKRLKGTLITVPIVNLHGFINHSRYLPDRRDLNRSFPGSRTGSIAGRLAHTFLNEIVKKSTHGIDLHTGAINRTNLPQIRADLNTPEVKAMAESFGAPVMLNSDLRDGSLRAAAVKMGIPILLYEAGEALRFDEFSIRAGVNGIINVMRHLEMLPASRRQNTSTRKPVIARSSFWIRAPHSGIFRSLAEDGVRVEAKKTLIGVISDPFGESEVEVYSPYSGIIIGQMRLPLVNEGEALYHIARFARSDMVEEKVDEFQEEMQDESKLLYPNEDIPAI